Proteins encoded within one genomic window of Candidatus Poribacteria bacterium:
- a CDS encoding phytanoyl-CoA dioxygenase family protein, with protein MPVFDAEALDFWEENGYVVVPEAVPLENCRAAEQAVWDFLEMDRDDPDSWYPEPPRKSIMVEIYQHQALWNNRQYPRIHQAFSEIWENEKLWVSFDRASMNPPERPDWKFTGPYLHWDMSLDNMPVRLKVQGVLYLADTPGNQGAFTCIPGFHRKLEKWLGDLPDDANPREVVRDYQAEAVPVAGKAGDLVIWHSALPHGSSPNSAVRPRMAQYITMSPAPNDGKDTNESRVKGWRERLTGLGKEAKEKEHYQGETAELTPLGKKLLGLEPWVA; from the coding sequence ATGCCAGTTTTTGACGCAGAAGCCTTGGATTTTTGGGAAGAGAACGGTTACGTCGTTGTGCCGGAGGCGGTACCACTTGAGAATTGCCGCGCCGCGGAACAAGCCGTCTGGGATTTTCTTGAGATGGACCGCGACGACCCGGACAGTTGGTATCCTGAGCCACCGCGCAAGAGCATCATGGTGGAGATTTATCAGCATCAGGCGTTGTGGAATAACCGCCAATACCCTCGCATCCATCAGGCGTTTTCAGAGATTTGGGAGAACGAGAAACTTTGGGTTAGTTTTGATCGTGCGAGCATGAATCCGCCGGAACGTCCAGACTGGAAGTTTACCGGTCCTTATTTACATTGGGATATGTCGTTAGATAATATGCCGGTACGTTTGAAGGTGCAAGGTGTTTTATATCTGGCGGATACCCCGGGGAATCAGGGCGCGTTCACTTGTATTCCGGGCTTCCATCGGAAGTTGGAAAAATGGTTGGGGGACTTACCTGATGATGCGAACCCGCGGGAAGTTGTGCGAGACTACCAGGCAGAGGCGGTACCCGTTGCAGGAAAAGCGGGGGATCTGGTTATCTGGCATAGTGCATTGCCACACGGCAGTAGTCCGAACTCTGCTGTGCGTCCTCGGATGGCACAATACATCACGATGTCACCAGCACCAAATGATGGTAAGGATACAAACGAAAGCCGTGTTAAAGGATGGCGCGAACGGTTAACTGGTCTCGGGAAAGAGGCGAAAGAAAAGGAGCATTACCAGGGTGAAACAGCGGAATTGACACCTTTAGGAAAGAAACTCCTTGGTCTTGAACCGTGGGTTGCGTGA
- a CDS encoding cytochrome ubiquinol oxidase subunit I produces MSDLLAARAQMAMSLAFHIIFAVIGIAMPLLMVIAEGLWLKTREEIYLTLAKRWAKGTAIMFAVGAVSGTVLSFELGLLWPNFMAYAGPIIGMPFSLEGFAFFLEAIFLGLYLYGWDRIPKYAHWFAGVMVLLGGTLSGIFVVTANAWMNTPTGFSIVNGEVTDVDPIAAMLNPSSFSQALHMTIAAFLTVGFAVAGIHAYFLRRDPNNLFHRRAFAIALSVGGVFALLQPISGDISAKKLAKHQPIKLAAMEAQWETERGAPLRIGGIPNEDTEETRYALEIPKALSFLAHSDFNAEIMGLKAVPREDRPPVAIVHFAFQIMVACGIVLIVAGVLGGWLAWKHKSLPDQRWYLRFVTFCAPLGFIAIEAGWTVTEVGRQPWIIYNYMRTAEAVTSMPNLVVPFASFTVLYIFLSIIVVILLRRQIFQSPDL; encoded by the coding sequence ATGTCAGATTTATTGGCAGCACGCGCACAGATGGCGATGTCACTTGCATTTCACATTATTTTTGCGGTGATCGGTATAGCGATGCCGCTGCTGATGGTGATCGCAGAGGGACTATGGCTCAAAACGCGAGAGGAGATTTACCTGACGCTTGCGAAGCGGTGGGCAAAAGGCACTGCGATTATGTTCGCTGTTGGGGCGGTTTCTGGCACTGTCTTGTCTTTTGAACTCGGTTTGTTGTGGCCCAATTTCATGGCTTACGCCGGTCCGATCATCGGCATGCCGTTTTCATTGGAAGGGTTTGCGTTCTTCCTTGAGGCGATTTTCTTGGGGCTTTACCTCTACGGCTGGGACCGCATTCCAAAATATGCACATTGGTTTGCTGGTGTGATGGTGCTGCTCGGCGGTACCTTGTCCGGTATTTTCGTTGTCACCGCGAATGCCTGGATGAACACGCCTACCGGGTTCTCTATTGTTAATGGCGAAGTGACAGACGTTGATCCGATTGCGGCGATGTTAAATCCTTCGTCGTTTAGCCAAGCACTTCACATGACCATCGCTGCTTTTCTGACAGTCGGGTTTGCAGTGGCGGGCATCCACGCCTATTTTCTGCGACGCGATCCGAACAACCTTTTCCATCGCCGGGCGTTCGCGATTGCCTTGAGTGTTGGTGGTGTATTCGCGCTTCTCCAACCGATTTCAGGCGACATTAGTGCCAAGAAGCTCGCGAAGCACCAACCCATTAAACTCGCAGCGATGGAGGCGCAGTGGGAGACGGAGCGCGGCGCGCCTTTACGCATCGGTGGTATTCCTAACGAGGACACTGAGGAGACCCGATACGCGCTTGAGATTCCGAAGGCTCTTAGTTTTCTTGCGCATTCTGACTTCAACGCTGAGATTATGGGGCTTAAGGCAGTGCCGCGGGAAGACCGTCCACCTGTGGCAATTGTGCATTTCGCATTTCAAATTATGGTGGCGTGTGGGATCGTATTGATTGTCGCTGGTGTTCTCGGTGGTTGGCTCGCGTGGAAGCACAAAAGCCTGCCAGACCAACGCTGGTACCTGCGCTTTGTCACGTTCTGTGCTCCGCTTGGGTTTATTGCGATTGAGGCGGGTTGGACGGTCACGGAAGTCGGGAGGCAACCGTGGATTATCTATAACTACATGCGCACTGCTGAGGCGGTAACCTCAATGCCGAACCTCGTCGTTCCGTTTGCCAGTTTTACGGTGCTTTATATTTTCCTCTCAATTATTGTTGTTATCCTGTTACGTCGTCAGATCTTCCAGAGTCCCGACTTGTAA
- a CDS encoding cytochrome d ubiquinol oxidase subunit II, with product MLTLEFCIACVMLISLIIYMLTGGADFGGGIWDLFATGRRAKAQRSLIAHAIAPIWEANHVWLIVIVVLLFVAFPVAFAAISTALHVPLTLMLIGIVLRGTAFVFRTYDVQSDTIHRRWSRLFAIASAITPVMLGVTLGAVASGTIHVDVENGQVETDFISAWFAPFPFAIGFFTLTLCALLAAVYLTLETEDTELREDFRRRALLSAVSVGVMAGLSFILSAEGAPTIRRGLGSAVWSIPFHILTGAVALWAIWTIWNRQFHLARILVPIQVTLIVFGWGLAQYPYLVTPDLTFSNTAAPDTVLRPLLIVLIAGGVLLVPAFWYLYTVFKGAARKAGETEEEIRT from the coding sequence ATGCTGACCCTTGAATTCTGCATTGCATGTGTGATGCTTATTTCCCTGATTATTTATATGCTAACGGGTGGTGCTGATTTTGGCGGCGGCATTTGGGATCTCTTCGCGACGGGTCGTCGTGCGAAAGCGCAGCGTTCACTTATCGCACACGCGATTGCCCCGATCTGGGAAGCAAATCACGTCTGGTTGATTGTGATTGTCGTTCTGCTTTTCGTAGCGTTTCCTGTCGCCTTCGCGGCGATCAGTACGGCTTTGCATGTTCCACTGACATTGATGCTTATCGGTATTGTGCTTCGCGGCACGGCGTTTGTATTTCGTACTTATGATGTCCAATCGGATACAATACACCGACGTTGGAGCCGGTTGTTTGCGATTGCGAGTGCTATTACGCCTGTGATGTTAGGAGTTACGTTGGGGGCTGTCGCATCTGGCACGATTCACGTTGATGTGGAGAATGGACAAGTGGAGACCGATTTTATCTCAGCGTGGTTCGCGCCGTTTCCGTTTGCAATCGGGTTCTTTACTTTGACGTTGTGTGCGTTGCTCGCGGCAGTGTATCTCACGCTTGAAACCGAGGACACTGAGTTGCGGGAGGATTTTCGGCGACGTGCGCTTCTCTCGGCAGTGAGTGTCGGCGTGATGGCGGGATTGAGTTTTATATTATCGGCTGAAGGTGCGCCTACAATTCGACGAGGACTCGGTAGCGCGGTCTGGTCAATCCCGTTTCACATCTTGACGGGTGCGGTGGCGTTGTGGGCAATCTGGACGATTTGGAACCGTCAATTTCACCTTGCACGTATCCTCGTTCCGATACAGGTTACACTCATCGTTTTCGGTTGGGGGCTGGCGCAGTATCCGTATCTTGTCACACCAGACTTAACCTTTTCAAATACAGCTGCACCGGATACGGTGCTACGTCCGCTGTTGATTGTGCTGATTGCCGGGGGGGTGCTGTTGGTGCCTGCTTTCTGGTATCTTTACACTGTGTTTAAGGGTGCAGCTCGGAAGGCGGGGGAAACCGAAGAAGAGATTCGTACTTAA